TTTACTTTAATGATGTTATTTATATATAATGTTATTTTTCTGATTCATTTATCTTGTCAATAAACTCCTGTAATTCTTTTCCGTATTTAGAATTTTTTACTTTTACTGATAAAGACTTGTTAATTGTATCTAATAAATTAATCTTAGCATTATATATTTCTGTTAAAGCTAAATAAGGAGCTACCTCGCTATCTTTATGGTTTAAAGCAAAGTTTACAGTAAATAAATACTGTCTTTTTTGCATACTATTTTGAATGTTTTCTAAGCTATCAAGTTTTGATTTATTATTGGCTTTAAGGGCTTCAAACTTTTCTTTAATTAAATTTAGATTTTGATCTTTAAACCTAGACATCATTTTTTCGTATTCTTCAAGTGTTTTTTGTTGAGTAGATCCATTAATTTCTGCATCAAACGCAAAGTTTTTTAATGAGGTATTTATTTCAGTAATGCCTTTATCTGCAAAAAATCTTATTCTATCTTTTTCTGAGCTATTTTTATCAAGGTATAGAAATAATACTTCTGGAGATTCTAAGTTACTATGTAATTCAAATTCAGAATCACCATTAATGGTTAATGAGTCAACACTTATTAATGCCGAATCATTTGCTTTTTTAAGATATATAGTTCCCTTTTTTAATCCTTTTATTTGCCCTTTTACAGTTAGGTCATGCTGTTTTTCACCACAAGCAATAATCATAAAAGCGATAAATAATAATAGTGCGTTTTTCATTTGTAACTTTTTAAGTTTGATAGCGACAAATATCTCACAATTATATTTTAAATACTAGTAGCAGATAAGTAATTTATTAAATGTTAAATATGTCTTAAAAATATTAATAGAATTGTTTTGGCACAAATATTGATAATATATTAATAATTACATTCTATATAAAAATTTATAGTGTGGTTACTTTAAATTTAAGAATTGTAATTCATATTTTTGGTTGGTTAGTTAGTAAAAAAGCACTCTATGTAGAGTGCTTTTTTTATATGATTATAATTTAATGCTTTGAGCACCAACAGGCATTACCCTTAAATAATTTAGAAAACAAAGTATCCGTATGCTCTCCATCTGTGCTAATAAGATTTATATGTAAACTAAGACTTACAATGCTGGGTGTATATGATTTTAAATCTGCCAGATTTGTGCCGTATTCAGAGTATATAATATCTAAGAGTTCTTCTTGGGTTTCTTTTTGTCCAGATTCATATCTTAAATCTAATCCAAACCTTCCAAAATTAGCTTTAATACCAAAACTTAAACTTAAGGTATTCTTATCTAAATCTGGCCCACCATCACTAAATGACGTTACTTGTACACCATCTAATGAAGTTTTTTTATAGAAATTGAAGTTTGGTCCTATATAGAGTGATAGGGGGTCGAATATTTCAAAACCTAAAATTACAGGAATTTCGGTTTTTGATGTATTCCAATAGGATGTTTTTAATGGTAAATCATAATGATTTTTTAGCTTAACATAATTT
The nucleotide sequence above comes from Flavobacteriaceae bacterium HL-DH10. Encoded proteins:
- a CDS encoding DUF4369 domain-containing protein — its product is MKNALLLFIAFMIIACGEKQHDLTVKGQIKGLKKGTIYLKKANDSALISVDSLTINGDSEFELHSNLESPEVLFLYLDKNSSEKDRIRFFADKGITEINTSLKNFAFDAEINGSTQQKTLEEYEKMMSRFKDQNLNLIKEKFEALKANNKSKLDSLENIQNSMQKRQYLFTVNFALNHKDSEVAPYLALTEIYNAKINLLDTINKSLSVKVKNSKYGKELQEFIDKINESEK